A single Triticum dicoccoides isolate Atlit2015 ecotype Zavitan chromosome 2A, WEW_v2.0, whole genome shotgun sequence DNA region contains:
- the LOC119357895 gene encoding LOW QUALITY PROTEIN: phosphatidylinositol 4-phosphate 5-kinase 6-like (The sequence of the model RefSeq protein was modified relative to this genomic sequence to represent the inferred CDS: inserted 4 bases in 2 codons), with product MSMDDGHDYVERGPPTGTSTRTGQWRGGAPHGAGKFLWTDGCMYEGEWRHGKATGRGKFSWPSGATYRASSRTFMDGDDTYTAAAGEASWSMNLNDGDGRKSYANGGQYDGDWRSGLQDGYXYIWRNGTEYXGEWRASSVSGMSNCSGGVRKYERFASGSRTATSPATLWTGPPWWTTRGGA from the exons ATGAGCATGGACGATGGACAT GACTACGTCGAGCGCGGCCCCCCAACGGGGACTTCTACACGTACGGGGCAGTGGCGCGGCGGCGCGCCACACGGCGCCGGGAAGTTCCTGTGGACGGATGGGTGCATGTACGAGGGGGAGTGGCGGCACGGCAAGGCCACGGGCCGGGGCAAGTTCTCCTGGCCGTCGGGCGCCACCTACAGGGCGAGTTCAAGGACCTTCATGGACGGCGACGACACCTACACCGCCGCTGCTGGTGAGGCCTCCTGGTCCATGAACCTCAATGACGGCGACGGCAGGAAGAGCTACGCCAACGGCGGCCAATATGACGGCGACTGGCGCTCCGGGCTGCAGGATGGCTA ATACATCTGGCGCAACGGGACCGAGTA AGGGGAGTGGCGGGCGAGCTCCGTGTCCGGGATGAGCAATTGCTCCGGCGGCGTCCGGAAGTACGAAAGATTTGCATCTGGGAGTCGGACGGCGACATCACCTGCGACATTGTGGACGGGGCCGCCCTGGTGGACGACGCGCGGAGGAGCGTGA